Below is a genomic region from Gemmatimonadota bacterium.
GCGCAGTAGTGTACGGGACCAATGGGATCGCGGTGCATATCGGCGTGATCGTGCGCGTTGCGCCGCTGCTCTTGAGCGTCGAGGGAAATACGAGCATTGCTGGCAATTCCGATCCGGGCGGTATTGCAGTCGCACTCAAGCAGGTCACGGCGTCGCGCGTGCTCGGGTACATCAAGCCAGGAGGTGCACAGCAAACGAAAGGGCAGTAACGCGGGTGCCATTACCCAACCAGGAGGATCGATGCAGCAGGTGCAGGACGTTTCGATGCGGAACAGGATCACGAATGTCGTGGCAACGACAATCGCGATAGCCGGAGCGATAGTCGCGTCGCCGTCGGCGGTGGCAAATCTGCCAGACGCGGTCGTGACGGTTCTCAAGACAGCTGCGACGCTCGGGAACACGACGCAGCCGTTGATCGTGACGGTAGCCGGGATTGTCGTGGCGGCCGTGACACATCCGCCGGCGTGGCTGAGCGCATTGAAGCAGGGGATCACGAGCCGATTGTAGTGGACGTGAGCGCGAGGTGAGCGCGGGTCACATGCGACACAGAGAGCGGCTCTCCAGTTCGGAGGGCCGCTTTTCCGTCGATGTCACCGGGTTCCGTCTGTGAAAGTGTGAGCTGCGCGAATGCGCGATCACTGTGCAGACATCGAACTAGGGAGTCGTTGCATGTGGAGAGACAGTAGTAGATCGCCGCGAATGTGGCACGGAGCCACGCAACATGCGATGTGGATGGTCGCATTGTTTCTCGCGACCGCGCTGAGCCTCGTACCAGCGTTCGCATCCGCCCAGGTGATCACTGGTGGAGGAACGATCAATCAGAATCCAAACGGAAGCTATTCGGCATCGTTCACCGTTACCGGTACCAGCGGGCACATCTACGATTTCAGCAGCAGTTGTACGGGATATGTCACCTCATGCGGTGTACCATCTCCCGAAGGGCTCAGCGCACGCACGGGGCATTTGAGTGCGACGGCCACTGTCACTTATACGACCGCTTCGGCCGGCAGTGGCACGCTTACTTTTCAGACCTTCGACGAATCCACTCTCGGCACGGTTTCGGCGACGCTGAACGTGTCACCGGTGAACACAGCCACGCCGTCTGTGACTGCAGATGACAACACCTGGTACACATCCGAAAATGCGAGCACCAACTATCCTCATTTTCATATCACCAACAACGGCAATACCGCGGCGAGTTACACGTTGTCGTATTCGTGTTCCGGCAATGTGTCGAGCTGTTCCGTAAGCTCGCCTAGTCCAACGATAGCGGCCGGAAGCTCCGCCGATATAGCGGTTTACTACCACACGGGGCCGTTCACGAGCGGGAACGCGACCGTCGGGTTGTCCGCAACGTCACCGTACTCGGAGACGGCGTCCAAGTCGATTACGGTGGTGCCGCTCTCGGAAGCCGTATCGGTGAGTCCGAAGGGTGGTACGACATCGGTATCGATACCAGGGGCGCAGGGAAGCGTGCCGTTCACTGTTATCGATATGGGCAACTCGAGCCCGGTGACGTACCACGTCACGTTCTCGTGCAGCGGAGTAGTGACGACGTGTCCGTCGCCATACGATCTGGCGGTAGCGAGTGGTTCGCCTGAGACTCGGTACCCGCAGTTCTGGGTGAGCCCCGACCTGGCTGGTGGAACGGGAACGTTCGCGATGACGGCGTCGATCTTCGACGGGTTCAATACTTATAGTGATTACGGATCGTATACAGTTACGGTACCGGATACGAGAACCTACACCGTTGCTGTTACGCCTACAGCGTTCGACGACTACACGGCAGAGAATGTATCGACCAACTACATCTTCACTGTAACGAACAACGGGAATACAGCAGCGACATATAGCCTTGGCGCTTCGTGCACCGGTGGGGAAACAAGTTGCGCAGTGGCGCCGACCGTGTACCTCGCCGCCGGATCGTCATCGCCTGTGGCTGTAAGTTTCAACACGAGTGCTGCAGGAAGTACAGGGTATGTCTCTCTCGTTGCGACAGGGTTGTCAAACAGCTCGACCGGCCAGGTTCACGTGATCCCACTGTCTCAAGCCGTGAGCGTTTCGGCGGGGGTGGCGAGCGCCGCGATGACACAAGGCAATTCGCAGGCACTGGGCTTCACGATCAGCGCGATTGGCAACACAACCAGTCCGATCACCTATACGCTCGGTACCGTTTGTACGGGTGTTGTGACCTGTCCTGCGACACCAACGCCATCGAGCGTCAATATCACGCCAGGCAGTCCCGGAAGCAGCAACGGTCTCGTTACCGCTTCGAGCAATCCTGCTGGCGGCGCGGGCGCGGTGACACTGACCGCGAGCTACACAAATGCATGGGGTCAGCTGTACCAGTCGAGTGCGACGACGACGATAACAGTTCCGGATGTGCGGAATGACTCGGTGATCGTTACGCCCAAGAACGACTCGATCGTGTCCGCTCCGGCCAATGCCAGTACGAGCTATGGCTTCAAGGTCCGTAACGCGGGAAACAATTCGGCGACGTACAGTCTTTCCATCACCTCGTGTACGGGGACGGCAAGCGGTACGGGTGGATGCTCGTTCGGGACGGGCGGTAATACCATAACAGTCAATGCCGGCAGCACGGGGACCGCATCGGTGTACTTCAGCACCGGCCCCGTGAATCAGACAATCACGATCGGGTTGCACGCAACGGCTACGACGCCGGCCGGTCACGTATACTCCGACGATGGTCTGGTCGAGATCATTCCTGCCATCAAAGGTGCGCCGATCATCGACCTGAGCAAGGCGAACTTCGGAGAAGCGATAACACGTGACCGATGCCTGACGATATCACTCGGCAAGGGTGCTGCATACAACTGCGGCGATCTGAGGCTCGTACACGTGCTTCCGACCATCCAGACCTACACCGAGCCGCGGACGCCAGCGCTGATATACGACAGCCAGCACGCAGCGCCGCATCCGATTATTTCGGCGGATGTGATACTTCCGTCGGACTCACTGCTTCCGCCGACGGTGAGTGAATCGCTCAAGGTAGCTGGAGTAACGCGCGCCACGGCTACGTGGGCTGGATCAGCATGGAGTGCGACCGGCACGGCGAGGCGTGTTGCGCTGTCGTTCGACGCATCGAGCCTTGCTACAGGAGTGTATCCATACACCGTCACTGTGACGAGCAACTTCACGTCTGGACCACTCAGCACCAGCGCGTCCGGAAATCTCATCGTGGTGAACAGGAGCGCGAGCTCTGGATGGTGGGTTGCAGGCGTGGAGCAGCTGTTCTTCCCGTCCGATACATCGACGCGTCTCTGGGTTGGCGGCGACGGCAGCGCGCGACTGTATCACTGGGTGAGCGCCAACGTATGGAAGGCGGCCAGCGTCGACCGGCCGGACAGTCTCACGCTCTCGGGAAGCACCTATACGCGCTGGGATGAGCATCGGTTGCAGGTACAGTTCGATGCATCGGGAAGACACGTTGCAACGGTGACGCGCCAGGGGCACGTCACTTCCTTCGGCTATAGCGGAACAGTGCTGACGTCGATCACAGTACCTGGTGCATCGTCGGCGTACACGTTCTTCCGTACCGGTACCGCAATCGACTCCGTGAAGAGCCTCGATCGCAAAGTTACGCTCACGCGCGGAGCTTCGAGTCTGACGTTCACCGACCCCGACGGTAGCACTGTGCGGTACGACTATGCGGGCTCGACGCCGGTCATCAACAAGCGAACGGATCAGCTTGGCAACGTTACTACATATCAGCTCGACTCGATCTCCAGCACGCTTTCCGGCGTGAGCGTCGCGATGCAGAGCCCGTCGTCGGCGATAGTCACAACTTTCCGTGCTGCCGAGGGTGCCGCGCTCTCGGGTCCGATCGACAGCGACAGCGTGTATACCCTCGTGAATGGTCCTCGCGCCGACACTACGGTTACCAGGGTGTGGGTCGATCGCTTCGGCGAGCCTGCCAGGATCGTGAACGCGCTTGGTGGGTCCACGTTGCTCGAGCGGACTGACTCGCGGTTCCCCGCGCTGGTGACGCAAACAACCGACCCAACGGGATTCATTACTACCGCTACGTACGACAGCCACGGCAACGATTCGACTGTCACGAGACACAATCCTCTCGGCGACGGCTCCAATCCGACCACTTCGTACAGCTGGGACCAGACATTCGATTTCATCAGCGGTATCACTCAGCCAACGGGTGAGAAGATGACGATGATCTACGACCCGGCGACAGGAAACAGGACATCGCAGTACCCGGGCACGAGCTCGAGTCGTGCGGTGCAGTTCTTCTACGATCCGGTAACGAAGAATCTTTCTGCGTCTCAGCTGCCTGGCACGACTGCTCGTGACTCGATTGCGTATGACTCGCTTGGAAACGTCGCGTTCACGAAAACGCCACTCGGTCACGAAACCACGTACGCTCGTGACGCAACGGGACGAATCGTCGGGACCACGGGACCGCTCGACAACGCCGGTAATTACCACATATATACACAAATTCAGCTCGACAGGATGGGCCGTGACACGATGGTCGCGAGCTGGAGCGACTCGGGCGCCAACTCACCGGGTTATATAATCCGCAAGAGTTACGACGCCGAGGGGAATCTGCTATCCGTCGTGAGCAAAAACGATCCGAATCAGGCCATCGGGACGATCAGAACGACGATGACGTACGACGCACTTGCTCGCGAAACGGCAGAATATACGATCGGCGCTGCCGGTGATACGGTGACAGCAAAACATTTCACATACGACGCCGCGGGGAACAGGACCAATGGCGGATCTGATGGCGGAGCCGGCGTATCAGTTACGTTCGACGCACTGAACCGGCAGATCATGCGCAAAAGCATCGATGATTCGGCCGCCTATTCATACGATGCGGCGGGTCGGTTGCTGACGGCAAACAACCGCTACGCTCAAGTATCGCGCGGCTACTATCCTGGTGGTGCGCTGCGCGTGGATACTCTTCGGGTAGCTGTGACGGATACGACTGTGGGAATCCCCGCACGGTTTGCCCAGCACGTGTATCGCGATTCGGTAACGTACGACGCTTCCGAGAGAAGGGCTACGTTGATATATCCCGACAACAGCGCCGCGACGTATGCGTACGATCCGGTGTTTGGTAATATCGCAACGATCATTGGTCCCGTCGGGAAGGCATACTCGATGCAGTACGATCTGTCGGGTCGCCTGGCCGAGCAGGTAAGGTTGAGCGGGACTGCAGACAGTGTTTACGAATCGTTCGGATACGATGACGATTCGCGTCTGGTGCGCGACACCGTCAAGGGAGCCGGTCTGTACAGCTCGACGTTGCGTACAGGGTCAGTGCAATATGACGCACGCGACAAGGTGTTGAATGCTCCAAACAGCATTGCTCCGGAAGCGTTTACCTACTCGCCGCTTGGCGCTGTTATCGCCGGCAACACGATGAGTGGCGCGACCGAGGAGTTCACCGTCGATGCTCTAGGCAATGCATACACGCACGAGCTGAATGGCGTGACGTCGAGCTATGCCTATCATGCTGGCACAACGCGGCTCGACATGATGCTGACGCCGAACGGGATCTACACCGATACCACGCGGTACGCGTACGACATCGACGGCAACCGGCTCGATGAGACGACCTCGCACTATCTCTCAGATCCGACGCCCGGGTTCACCAACAACTGTGCTCCAGCGGGCGATGCTCTCTGCATCAACACGGCAAGGAGCTACTCGTACAACGACGAGAACCTTCTGGAGCAGACCTATGTGATGATCGATTCGACGGTCACTCATCCGGGCTACTATCCGTACACGACCGACGAGCACTTCCGGTACGACGCACTGGGCCGGAGAGTGTGGGCCCGGATGAATCACAGCGCGAACTGCAGCAAGCAGAAGCCGTGGGGTGGCTGCTTCAACACGCTGCTGCGCTCGGTGTGGGACGGTAATCAGTTGATCTACGAGATCCAGACCAGTGCCGACAGTACAGCATCACTGGAGAACGACAGTCCAAGCGGGAGCGGGAGCTACGGGATCGTGAGCTACGTGCATGGTGCGGAGCTGGATGCGCCGCTCGCGATCTACAAGGGTGGGAGCCTGGCCGTGCTACCGTATGTGAACTACCGGGGCGAGACGGATATGGTTGTTTGCCCGAACGTGTGTAGCGGTGTGCCGATGCCGGGTCTGACCGATGGATTGAACCATCTGGACGGCGGGACGACATCGGGCCCGACGGGGTTCTATGGTACGCTTCAGTCGGAGGGGAAGACTGGAAGCGGGCTGGTGTATGCGCGGAACCGGTACGTGGATCCCGAGACGGGCAAGTTCACGCAGGCGGATCCGATCGGGCTAGCGGGTGGGGTGAATGCCTGGGGGTTTGTGGGCGGGGATCCGGTGTCCTACAGTGATCCCTTCGGCCTGTGCCCACCATGGCCCGATTGCATCGCTCAAGGCATCGCCAATTGGGGCGCTCAGCGCGGTGGTACCGTCGGCACAATTGCCCTAAACGGCGGTGCAGCGCTGAACGCAGGATTCGAAGCGATCGGCATCAATGACGCCGCGCGAGGTGGCGAGGCTATTGGCAATGGTCAGTACAAAGCCGCCGCAGGCTTCCTCGCCCTTACCTTTGGTGGTGAGGCATTCAAAGGTGCAAAACTGCTCAAGAATGTCCACGGCGGTTCTGCTACGGTGGACGAGGCATTGCGAGGAGCGGAGAAGTGGCTTGGGGAGGGATACCGAGAGCTGGACGAGGGAGTATTCCGCTCAGCCGACGGCACCCGACAGTTCCGTATGACAACGCGGGACTTGACAGACAAGAACCCGCATGTGCATTTCGAATCGGTCGGAAAGAACGGCAAGACGATCGAGCAGAACGCGCACGTTTATCTGCAGCAATAGCTGCAAGAGGACAAATGCGATACGTCACACTGATTCAGCCAGCGGACATCCACCCGGCGGCGAGACACTTCAAAGGGCTTCCGGCCGAACTGACGAATGAGCAGGATTCTCCGGAAGAGATGCCCTGGCCACGGGTTCTCGTGATCAGACAGAGTAAGGGGGGAGTCTTTCTCGATCGTTACACCGAGGAAGGCGAATCGGGCGGCGACACCTGGCACCAGAGCATTGAGGAGGCGCGAGAACAAGCACTCGCTGAGTACAACGGCAGCGTAGGGCCGTGGCGGGACGTTCCCGCGGAAGTGGATGATGCGGAGCTGATCGCCTTCGCGCTAAGCGAATTCGGCACACAGTAGCGCCACGTTATCAGGTGAGAGCCGCATGAGGGATTCGCTCATGCGGCTCTCGTTCCAAACAGAAGACAGTTCTACGGCTGTTTGGCCGTCTTGCATCACTACGATCCCCTAGCGCCATCAGGTCTCAATTCGGAGGCACGCAGGATGCACGCGGGGGTGTTGGTCCTCAGCCGGGGTGAGCCACGTCCGTGGCGGCGATCCGAGCGCGATCAAGTCTTATGGAGAAGGCTGCGGGATGTCGCTGGGAGCCTGTGCCCGCGCCTCGAATCATCCGACGGATCCGCGCCCGATCACCGCGTACTGCATTTGCTCCTTCTCGCGACATCGGTTATCAAACAGCTCGGTGCAGCTCGGCGTGACCGCGACTCTCGATGCTGTCATGGACTCGGAGGCGACTGCGACTCGCGCACAGCGAACAGCACACCGTGCACGAGTGTCCCTCGACACCCTGGTATCGGAGACGATCCGCACTCTTCCTAATGGCAGCAAAGCATTCCAGTCTGAAGTCTCTGGGCGAGTTCCCGGAAGTAAGGCCGTATACGAGAGGCAGGTTGACGCTTCTGGAAAGACGTTGGAATTTACCAAGACTACGGTCGATCCCGCTGGCAATGATGTTCATGTGAAAGACAAGATTCGGAACACCACCATCTACCCTCAACAGCAAGGCCGCCATGAAAGACCGTGCTAGCTTGCTTCGATCCTTGATCGACTTCGACGATCCAATTCAGGAGATCATGGCCGAACTGCAGCAACTCCCATGGGATGTCGAGATACCCGTGGTTCAGTTCTCCGTTGGCGATGCCACATCCGTTCTAAGGAGATACGAAGCCGGTCAGCTCTCTGCACCAGATATCGAAGCGTGGGCCAATGCAATTGAGGGACGCGATGACATCGGTATCGACGATCATCTGGACCTGCGTGAAATGATTTACCAGCTTGCCAACCCGTCATTGACGCAACGATTGACTCGTGATGCAGCACAGGGCTGGCTCAAAAAGCTAGGCGGATAATTGGTCGACGACTGCGGCAGTAGTGGATGTCTCGTTACTGCCGCAGTCGTGCTTTCTGACTTCTGCGCGTCTGCAACATAAGTGCGACCTCACCGTGCGGCGGCGGGTCGTGTATAGTCCTGGGCGTCGTGCGCTGTTTGCATCGCAGAACCTCGGGAGTGGTGAGCAGCAGTAGGCCGAGTGTGAATTGGTGCTTCGTGAGATGGCCGGATCACAGGACCTCTGTCGCCCATGCGGATGATTCGGGAGCGAGCTGTGTATTTCTTGGCGGATCATTACGATCCTGTCCGGATCTCCGAGCTTCATTACCCTCCGTGTAGCCACGGCCCAATGCTGCGGACGAGCATTCAGCTATCGTCGGGGGCGTGCGCCAGCTCCCGGCACGGCCGACCAATCTTGAGACCGTCCGCGCTCTTCGTGTAGCGGCATCACTTGCAAATATCAAACAGCGCCGACTTTCAGCGTACATTCCGATCCTTTCCGCAACGATCAACCGGCCTTGGCGTTCTGGAGATCATCGATGTCTTCAGGTGCGACGTCGAGTGATTTCACCCCTGGCGCGATGCATCTTCACAGACGACTGAAATTAGGAAGTTAGAATCCTGCCCCCGAACCCCGCATCGATGCAACATTTATCAATAGATTTGATACAGTCACTGAAGGAACGCGATACACCGTCGAAGTGGAGATCGGGTTTAATATGCCAGATGCGCTGATCGATCGATCTTTGCGCGGCGTGGTTCGGAGCTGGGTCCGGCGATTCGTGCTCGAGCCGATGCGTTCCGCCACACATGGAAGATTCACGAATGACTGATACAGCTCCGCCAGTCGGCAAACAACCACAGCGCGGACCATTTGCATGGGTGCACGCGTTCACGGGTTTCTATCCGGCGATGGCCGAAGAATTCTCCCACCTGGATCCGGTAACGCGGTTCCTCTACGCGTCGCGCAGCGTCATCCTGGTGATCTCCGCACAGGCTGCTTTGATCGCCGGACTGCTTGCCGTGATCGCCGGCGGCTTCGAGCCCATTCCGTTCGTGCTGGTGCTCGTTGGCTACGTGGTGCTCCACGCGATCAGCAACCTGTCCAACGATTATTTTGGATATCGCAGAGGACACGACACGGCTGACTCGCCGCGCCGACGCTACACCCTGCATCCGATCGCAAGCGGGGCAGTGACACCGCGGCTGCTGATCACCGGGCTCGTCATTCTCTCCGCCATAGCAGCGGCGATTGCGGTTTACTTCGTCACGTTGCGCGGACGGAATGCACTTGGACTGGTAATCGCAGGCGCACTGCTGCTCTATGCATACGACGCCGCCCCGAAAGCATTGAAGGAGCTCGGGCTCGGTGAGGCAGCTGCGTTCGTCGTATGGGGACCGCTGATGATCGGAGGCGGCTACTACGTGATCACCGGACAGTGGTCGGCGGCCGCGTTTCTCGCATCCGTACCATACGGGCTCGGCGTCGCGTCGATTCTCATTGGAAAGCACATCGATCAGCGCGGCTTCGACTCGTCGCAGGAGCAGCGGACGCTGCCGGTCCTGCTTGGCGAGCGTCGCGCGCGATTGTTGAATCAATCGGTGCTGGTTGGCATGTACGTTGTGATCGTAATCGCGGTCATCATGCACGCGCTGACGCCATTCGCCCTGCTGGTGGTGTTTGCGGCCCCGCGCGCGATGCGTGCGCTCCGCGTGATGTCGCGACCGGCACCGGCCGAAGCGCCGGCTGGCTACGTTGGTTGGCCGCTATGGTATCATCGGATGTGCCTGGTGCACAATCGCGCGTTCGGCTGGCTGTACATCGCAGGCCTCGGCGCAGGCGCGCTGTTCGCAACCTTTCTCGCGCGCTAATCGCCGACCATCCGCGCCAGTTTCCGTATACTCCATATTCCGAACGCAGGTCCAATAGCGAGCATGGCGAACGCCCAGCGCCAACTCACTAACTGCGCCATGTGCGGAATTCCCTGAATCGTCACCATCGTCAACAGAAATCCAAGTGACGTCTGCACGGTAAGCGCAGTCCCCACAGCGTGAGGCGGGACACTTTCCGTAACGAGTACCGAGAACTGCGCGCTGTCCGCGATCACGAAAAAGCCCCACACGAGCGCAACTGGAACGACAAGCCACAACGTCATGCCGAAGGTGAGTCCGATAAGCAGCGCACACAAGCCGCTCATCGTCATCGCAACCGTTACAAGCCACTCGCGCCCGCGTCGGTCCGCGACCAGACCACCCCAGATGCATCCCGCTCCACCGATCGCGAGCGCGGCAAACGATACCGCGGACGCAATGGACGTCGCACCACCTGCGTGACCCTGGTGCGCGATGATGCTCGCCGAGATGAATAAGGGCAGCCACGTCCACGCTGCGTACAGCTCCCACATGTGACCCAGATATCCACCTGTCGCGAGCCGGAAACACGGCTCGCGCATGATGTCGGCAACGAGCCTCCATGAGAACGGGCGCGGCGGAAACGGATACGGTCCGTCGCGATATCCGAATGTCACGAGCGCCGCTGCAAGGAGTGCGGCAACAGACGCGGTGAGAACCACAGGGCGGATTCCAGCGCCGGGAATTGCATGCACGAGATAGGGCGTCGCCTTTCCAACTGTCAGCGCGCCTACTATCGCTCCGACAGCGAGTCCGCGGCGCGCGCGAAACCAGGTGGAGATCATCTTCATCGCTGGCGGATAGACGGCGGCGAGTGCGATACCGGTGAGCATGCGACACGCAAGCGCGGTACGAAATCCCGGTGCGAGAAGCAGCGCAGCATTCGACGCCGATCCAACCAATGCGCCGGCGGCGAACAGGCGGCCGGCTGGTACGATGTCGACCACGTTGAGCGTCGCGAGCACCGCGGTGCCGACTACGAAGCCGAGCTGAACGATCGTAGTCAGCCACCCCGACTGCGATGCGCTGAGGTCCCACAACGTGCGATACTGTGCCGACACCGCACTCGCGGCGAACCAGAGCGACATGCCGAGCAGCTCAGCGCACGCAAGCAGCACGAGCATGCGCCAGCGCGATGGATGCGTGTCAGCTGGAAGTGTCACGGACGGGGCGCGCACTGCGCCATCACCAGCAGGTACAGATCGCGCGAACAAATTCGGTGAGACCATGAAGGAGGAAACTGGCTGACCAGCGGCTCCGCCGCAATCCAATGGACGGGTCTGCGCTCGTCCGCAGGAGCGATCCGTGCTACAGCCAGCCCTTCTCTCTCGCTATCCGAGCTGCTTCCACCCTCGTCGATGCGCCCAGTTTCGACATCGCCTCCGACAGATAATTGCGCACGGTTCCCTCCGACAGGCAGAGCATCGATGCTATCTCGGCGCTGGTCTTTCCTTCGCCGGCAAACCGTAACGCCTGTCTCTCCCGATCAGTGAGCGGATCAGGTGCGCTCCACGCCTCGGCGGCAAGATCGGGATCCACCGCGCGAAGTCCAGCGTGGACACGGCGCACAGCGCTCGCCAGCATCTCCGGCGGGCTGTCCTTCAACAGATATCCGCTGGCGCCAGCTTCCAGCGCGCGACGCAGATAACCAGCGCGTGCGAACGTAGTAAGAATCACGACCCGCGTCGACGATTTGAGTCGCTTGAGCTCGGCCGCTACTTCGAGACCGGTGAGATGCGGCATCTCGATATCGGTCAGGAGCACGTCTGGTGCATGTTCGACCACGAGTGATACGGCCTCACGTCCGTCGCGAGCACGCGCGACGACATGAATATCAGGCTCGATCTCGAGCAACGCGGATAGCGCGCCGAGCACCATCCCCTGATCCTCGGCGACAATCACACGGATTGTCATGCCGGCACGGCGAGTCGCGCGCCAGGCGCAGCGTCGGGTTGCGCGGGTGCGATCGATGCGAGCGTCACGAGAATCCGCGTTCCATTAACCGACTCGACGGAGATGTGGCCGCCGACCGATGTTACACGCTCGCGCATTCCGGTCACTCCGTTGCCATCCGGCGCCTGCTTGCCAATCCCGTCGTCATAAATGGAGAACGTTCGCACAGCATTCACACCGATGAGCGCGATGTCGCAACGCGTTGCATTTGCATGGCGGACGACGTTGGTCACTGCCTCCCGGAGAACGAGCGAAAGAACAGCTTCTTCCGCAGGAGAGAGCTGTACGGGCTCGATGTTCGCGCGCATCTCCATACCGCCGGCCTTAAGCATCGATTCTGCACTTGAAATCTCGCTGGCCAACCCGGAATCGCGATAGCCGGCGACCGCTGCCCTCACTTCCGAAAGCGCATCCCGCGAAATGCGCTCGACGTCTCGAATCTCGATCGCAGCGCGCGCCGGATCGCGATCGGCGAGGCGCGACGCGAGCGATGCCTTGAGCGTTATGAGAGATAGCGTGTGGCCAAGCAGATCGTGCAGGTCGCGGGCGATCCGCTCTCGTTCGGCGAGTTTGGCAAGATGTCCGATCTCCTCGTTCGCGCGACGGAGTCGCCTATTGGTCTCGCGGACTCTTGCGAAGTGACTGTTGCTGAAGCCAACGACAGCGCTGATCCCCACCTGCCAGCCCCATGTCCAGGGCGGAAGATGCAGAACTATCGCTTCGATCAGCGCTGTCGCGACCACGACCAGAATGCCCTGCGTCGCACGTCGCGCCGGCCGCAGGTTGCCGGCGAAAGACGCCGCGTAGACCGTGAGCACCGGTGCGCCAGGATTGACCGGGGTAAGTACGAGACCGATGATACCGATGCTCGCGATTATCCAGTACATCTCACGGTTGCCTCGGCACCAGAACCCGCGGAAATACAGCGGCAGGAATAGAATGCCGCCAGCAATCGTGGCGATCCAGACTCCAGTGCTGGCGTGCGAGAGCGCGGGCCACATGAACAGCACG
It encodes:
- a CDS encoding MFS transporter; the protein is MRAPSVTLPADTHPSRWRMLVLLACAELLGMSLWFAASAVSAQYRTLWDLSASQSGWLTTIVQLGFVVGTAVLATLNVVDIVPAGRLFAAGALVGSASNAALLLAPGFRTALACRMLTGIALAAVYPPAMKMISTWFRARRGLAVGAIVGALTVGKATPYLVHAIPGAGIRPVVLTASVAALLAAALVTFGYRDGPYPFPPRPFSWRLVADIMREPCFRLATGGYLGHMWELYAAWTWLPLFISASIIAHQGHAGGATSIASAVSFAALAIGGAGCIWGGLVADRRGREWLVTVAMTMSGLCALLIGLTFGMTLWLVVPVALVWGFFVIADSAQFSVLVTESVPPHAVGTALTVQTSLGFLLTMVTIQGIPHMAQLVSWRWAFAMLAIGPAFGIWSIRKLARMVGD
- a CDS encoding RHS repeat-associated core domain-containing protein: MWHGATQHAMWMVALFLATALSLVPAFASAQVITGGGTINQNPNGSYSASFTVTGTSGHIYDFSSSCTGYVTSCGVPSPEGLSARTGHLSATATVTYTTASAGSGTLTFQTFDESTLGTVSATLNVSPVNTATPSVTADDNTWYTSENASTNYPHFHITNNGNTAASYTLSYSCSGNVSSCSVSSPSPTIAAGSSADIAVYYHTGPFTSGNATVGLSATSPYSETASKSITVVPLSEAVSVSPKGGTTSVSIPGAQGSVPFTVIDMGNSSPVTYHVTFSCSGVVTTCPSPYDLAVASGSPETRYPQFWVSPDLAGGTGTFAMTASIFDGFNTYSDYGSYTVTVPDTRTYTVAVTPTAFDDYTAENVSTNYIFTVTNNGNTAATYSLGASCTGGETSCAVAPTVYLAAGSSSPVAVSFNTSAAGSTGYVSLVATGLSNSSTGQVHVIPLSQAVSVSAGVASAAMTQGNSQALGFTISAIGNTTSPITYTLGTVCTGVVTCPATPTPSSVNITPGSPGSSNGLVTASSNPAGGAGAVTLTASYTNAWGQLYQSSATTTITVPDVRNDSVIVTPKNDSIVSAPANASTSYGFKVRNAGNNSATYSLSITSCTGTASGTGGCSFGTGGNTITVNAGSTGTASVYFSTGPVNQTITIGLHATATTPAGHVYSDDGLVEIIPAIKGAPIIDLSKANFGEAITRDRCLTISLGKGAAYNCGDLRLVHVLPTIQTYTEPRTPALIYDSQHAAPHPIISADVILPSDSLLPPTVSESLKVAGVTRATATWAGSAWSATGTARRVALSFDASSLATGVYPYTVTVTSNFTSGPLSTSASGNLIVVNRSASSGWWVAGVEQLFFPSDTSTRLWVGGDGSARLYHWVSANVWKAASVDRPDSLTLSGSTYTRWDEHRLQVQFDASGRHVATVTRQGHVTSFGYSGTVLTSITVPGASSAYTFFRTGTAIDSVKSLDRKVTLTRGASSLTFTDPDGSTVRYDYAGSTPVINKRTDQLGNVTTYQLDSISSTLSGVSVAMQSPSSAIVTTFRAAEGAALSGPIDSDSVYTLVNGPRADTTVTRVWVDRFGEPARIVNALGGSTLLERTDSRFPALVTQTTDPTGFITTATYDSHGNDSTVTRHNPLGDGSNPTTSYSWDQTFDFISGITQPTGEKMTMIYDPATGNRTSQYPGTSSSRAVQFFYDPVTKNLSASQLPGTTARDSIAYDSLGNVAFTKTPLGHETTYARDATGRIVGTTGPLDNAGNYHIYTQIQLDRMGRDTMVASWSDSGANSPGYIIRKSYDAEGNLLSVVSKNDPNQAIGTIRTTMTYDALARETAEYTIGAAGDTVTAKHFTYDAAGNRTNGGSDGGAGVSVTFDALNRQIMRKSIDDSAAYSYDAAGRLLTANNRYAQVSRGYYPGGALRVDTLRVAVTDTTVGIPARFAQHVYRDSVTYDASERRATLIYPDNSAATYAYDPVFGNIATIIGPVGKAYSMQYDLSGRLAEQVRLSGTADSVYESFGYDDDSRLVRDTVKGAGLYSSTLRTGSVQYDARDKVLNAPNSIAPEAFTYSPLGAVIAGNTMSGATEEFTVDALGNAYTHELNGVTSSYAYHAGTTRLDMMLTPNGIYTDTTRYAYDIDGNRLDETTSHYLSDPTPGFTNNCAPAGDALCINTARSYSYNDENLLEQTYVMIDSTVTHPGYYPYTTDEHFRYDALGRRVWARMNHSANCSKQKPWGGCFNTLLRSVWDGNQLIYEIQTSADSTASLENDSPSGSGSYGIVSYVHGAELDAPLAIYKGGSLAVLPYVNYRGETDMVVCPNVCSGVPMPGLTDGLNHLDGGTTSGPTGFYGTLQSEGKTGSGLVYARNRYVDPETGKFTQADPIGLAGGVNAWGFVGGDPVSYSDPFGLCPPWPDCIAQGIANWGAQRGGTVGTIALNGGAALNAGFEAIGINDAARGGEAIGNGQYKAAAGFLALTFGGEAFKGAKLLKNVHGGSATVDEALRGAEKWLGEGYRELDEGVFRSADGTRQFRMTTRDLTDKNPHVHFESVGKNGKTIEQNAHVYLQQ
- a CDS encoding prenyltransferase, whose protein sequence is MTDTAPPVGKQPQRGPFAWVHAFTGFYPAMAEEFSHLDPVTRFLYASRSVILVISAQAALIAGLLAVIAGGFEPIPFVLVLVGYVVLHAISNLSNDYFGYRRGHDTADSPRRRYTLHPIASGAVTPRLLITGLVILSAIAAAIAVYFVTLRGRNALGLVIAGALLLYAYDAAPKALKELGLGEAAAFVVWGPLMIGGGYYVITGQWSAAAFLASVPYGLGVASILIGKHIDQRGFDSSQEQRTLPVLLGERRARLLNQSVLVGMYVVIVIAVIMHALTPFALLVVFAAPRAMRALRVMSRPAPAEAPAGYVGWPLWYHRMCLVHNRAFGWLYIAGLGAGALFATFLAR